ATTTAAGCGTAAAAAGAGGATATTGGGAGGGGAACATATCCAAAAAAGTTTAACACCAAAGTTTTTGACAGCCTCCTGTTGACAAAACATATATATACACCAATATATAATAGAAAATATAAACTAGTGTGAGGGAGTTTCTATGACAGAATGTGAATTACTTTCAAAATGTGGTTTTTTCAACAAGTACCAGGATTCTAAACAGGCAGCATGCAGTGGCTTTGTTGCAATGTATTGTAAAGGTCCGAAAATGGATTCATGCAAGCGGAAAGCTTACAGAAAAGAAAATGGGGTAGCTCCTCCTGATGACATGATGCCGACAGGTTCAATGGTTGTTAGCTGATTAATTAATCTCTTTTCCAAGGATTCCATTTTGCAGCCATCTTTTGACGAAGATGGATTTCTTTGTTTCTTATTCCATCCTTACTGAGTAAAAACCAGGCAGGTATGCAGCCGTATGCATTATATGTTAACGAATTGTCCTGAGGTGCGTATAAAAGACGGGTGAGATATTCAGGAGGATTCAGAGAAAGAAACACTGCACCTCAGAACAAGTGTTCACTATACCAATGCAATATTATATTTAATACATTTAATAATTTACGGTGTATATTTTTAGAAGCGATCAATCATTTCTGCATTTTCCGCCGTGCATGACGTCCATATATGTAAGTCCCCACTCTGCCAGGGCTTCAGGTACCGGGATGATCGTCTTTCCAAAATCTGTTAATGAATATTCCACTCTGGGTGGGATTTCGGGGTACATCTTTCTAATCACACGCCCGTCATCTTCAAGTTCCCGCAGTTGTTTATCTCCTCACTTCAAGAGCCTTTCCATATCTTCTTCAACTGTGGTGTTGGGTGTTATATTGAACCTTTCCACCAGTACCTTGAGGACATTCGGTGAGACAAATGCCGGAAGTGTCGCACCAAGTGTGATGTCCTGTATCTCAAGTCTCAGAAGAGTGAGCAATACAAGTACTGCTTTTTGTTCGTACCATGCTATATTGTATGAGATCGGCGCTTCATTAACGTCTGTGAACCCAAGTCTTGCCATAAGACCCTGTGCAATAACAATAAGTGAGAATGAATCGTTACACTGTCCTGCATCCAATACTCTTGGAATTCCATCGATCTCGCCAAGGTTAAGTTTGTTGTATCGATATTTTGCACATCCGGC
Above is a window of uncultured Methanolobus sp. DNA encoding:
- a CDS encoding winged helix-turn-helix transcriptional regulator; amino-acid sequence: MRELEDDGRVIRKMYPEIPPRVEYSLTDFGKTIIPVPEALAEWGLTYMDVMHGGKCRND